The Cloeon dipterum chromosome 3, ieCloDipt1.1, whole genome shotgun sequence genome includes a region encoding these proteins:
- the LOC135940305 gene encoding acanthoscurrin-2-like: protein MKLFIIAAVISVAISQAYGGFSGGGGGGYGGGGYGGGGFGSGGGGHGGWSGGGGGRGWSGGSGGGFGGGAPQIAKVIIVKSGGGGGFGSGGGGYGGGGYGGGSRGWSAGGGSGGYGGGSRGWSLGGGSGLGGGSGGWKIGGGGLSGGFGGGSGGWKQGGGGSGWSLGGGSGGYGSGGYGGGSSGWQPAGRGFGGGSIGGGYGGGSIGGGHGGWSGGGSGGYGGGSIGGGSKGWW from the exons ATGAAG CTCTTTATTATCGCTGCGGTGATCTCCGTCGCCATCAGCCAGGCTTATG GCGGATTTagcggaggcggcggtggcggatatggtggcggcggctacggcggcggtggttttggatccggcggcggcggacatGGAGGCTGGTCCGGAGGTGGCGGTGGACGCGGCTGGTCCGGTGGTTCAGGAGGTG gctTTGGAGGCGGCGCCCCGCAGATCGCTAAGGTGATCATTGTCAAGAGCGGTGGAGGCGGTGGATTTGgatccggcggcggcggatacGGAGGTGGTGGCTACGGAGGCGGCAGCCGCGGCTGGAGCGCCGGAGGCGGTAGCGGCGGATACGGAGGCGGCAGCCGCGGCTGGAGCCTGGGAGGCGGCTCTGGACTTGGAGGTGGCTCCGGAGGCTGGAAGATCGGCGGAGGAGGCCTTAGCGGCGGATTCGGAGGTGGCTCCGGAGGATGGAAGCAGggaggcggcggcagcggctggAGCCTTggaggcggcagcggcggatACGGAAGCGGCGGATACGGAGGCGGCTCCAGCGGCTGGCAGCCGGCCGGTCGCGGATTCGGCGGTGGCAGTATCGGAGGCGGATATGGCGGCGGTAGCATCGGCGGAGGTCACGGCGGCTGGTCCGGCGGCGGCTCTGGTGGATACGGAGGCGGCAGCATCGGAGGAGGCTCCAAAG GCTGGTGGTAA
- the cni gene encoding protein cornichon: MAFTFAAFSYIIALIADAFLIFFAIFHVIAFDELKTDYKNPIDQCNSLNPLVLPEYLLHILFNILFLVSGEWFSLVLNMPMIAYNINRYRTRPVMSGPGLYDPTSIMNSDTLTKCQREGWIKLAFYLISFFYYLYGMIYSLISA, from the exons ATGGCATTCACCTTCGCAGCGTTTTCCTACATCATTGCACTCATCGCAGATGCTTTCCTCATATTTTTCGCCATATTCCAC GTGATTGCTTTTGACGAGCTCAAAACCGACTACAAAAACCCTATTGACCAGTGCAACAGCCTGAATCCA TTAGTGCTACCGGAATACTTGCTTCATATTCTTTTCAACATCCTCTTCTTAGTGTCTGGAGAGTGGTTCTCACTGGTTCTGAACATGCCAATGATTGCGTACAATATTAACAG GTACAGAACGAGGCCAGTGATGTCGGGCCCTGGGCTCTATGATCCAACAAGCATCATGAACTCTGACACACTAACCAAATGCCAGCGCGAAGGGTGGATAAAGCTTGCCTTCTACCTCATTTCGTTCTTCTACTATCTCTATGG GATGATCTATTCCCTTATTTCGGCCTAA
- the GMF gene encoding glia maturation factor beta, with product MTHNVKVCDIDDSLKAKLKEFRFRKPKDNAALVLKVDRAKQCICVDELFEDVSVDELRESLPSHQPRYVIYSYKMEHSDGRISYPMCFIYITPRDSQIELQIMYAGTKMALQREADLTRVYEVRELEELTEEWLREKLSK from the exons ACTCACAACGTGAAAGTCTGCGACATCGATGACAGCCTGAAAGCAAAGCTGAAAGAATTTCGCTTTCGAAAGCCAAAGGACAACGCCGCTCTTGTct TGAAAGTTGACCGTGCAAAGCAGTGCATATGCGTTGACGAGCTTTTCGAGGATGTCAGTGTCGATGAGTTGAGAGAATCTTTACCTTCACATCAGCCTCGATATGTCATCTACAGCTACAAGATGGAGCACAGTGACGGGCGGATTTCCTATCCCATGTGTTTCATTTACATCACACCAAGGg ACAGCCAGATTGAGCTGCAGATCATGTACGCCGGGACCAAAATGGCTCTGCAACGGGAGGCTGATCTCACCCGTGTGTACGAGGTGCGCGAACTGGAGGAGTTGACGGAAGAGTGGCTCCGCGAAAAGTTGAGCAAGTAG